Genomic window (Methanocaldococcus sp.):
ATCTACAACTGCATTAGCTATTTCTAATATATCTGTAACATTAGGTGTTAATTTAGCAAAAACTGGGATTTTTACTGATTTTTTTACAGCCTTGCAAACACTGTAAGATAAATCTGGATTCTGCCCAATTGTAGCTCCATAACCTTTTGCATGTGGACAGGAAATATTTAGCTCAATAATATCAACATATTTTTCCATCTTTTTAGATACTTCAACAAATTCCTCCTCATCCTTACCATAAACAGAGCCAATAATCCTAACATTCATTTTATTTAAATCTTCTCTAACTCTCTGTAATTCCTTTACATATTCATCAATTCCAGGATTTGGTAGTCCCATAGCATTTAAAAATCCTCCATCAACTTCAACAATAGTTGGATTTCTATGCCCATGATTTGGATTTTTTCCAATAGATTTAGTTGTTACAGCCCCTGCACCTCCTTTAGCAATTCTCTTTAACGCACTTCCAGTTTCTCCCATAATACCGCTTGCCAAAAAAACAGGATTTTTAAATTCTATCCCACATATCACTGTCTTTAACATATATTCACCAACCAAAAGTTTTAAATAGTAATTGTTATGGTATAGAGATATAAAATTTTTAATGGCATATAAAGTTTATAACTTTGAATATCCTTTTCTTTGAAAAATTTAAAAATATTTTCAAACATTAATTTTAAGGTTTATTAAAAATAAATAATTTGGGTGAATATATATGCCAGCACCAAGATACAGATCAAGATCATACAGAAGAATATATAGAAGAACACCAGGAGGAAGGTTAGTTATACACTACAAAAGAAGAAAGCCAAATAAACCAAGATGTGCTATATGTGGAGCTGAATTGCACGGAGTTCCAAGAGGGAGACCAGTTGAAATAAGAAAATTACCAAAATCTCAAAGAAGACCTGAAAGACCTTATGGAGGCTACCTATGTCCAAGATGCTTAAAAAGATTAATGATTAACAAAGCGAGAAGTTTATAAAGACATTCAAAAAGTTTATATATCAAAAGTATTTTATGTTTATCAATCCATTTTAAATGGGTGAATAGATGATAATTACCATTGGGGGGCTACCAGGGACGGGAACAACTACAATTGCTAAATTAATAGCAGAGAAATACAATTTAAAGCATGTATGTGCAGGATTTATATTTAGAGAGATGGCCAAAGAGATAGGTATGGACTTGCAGGAATTCAGTAAGTATGCTGAGGAACATAAAGAAGTTGATGAAGAAATTGATAGAAGACAGGTAGAAATAGCAAAAAAAGGTAATGTAGTGTTAGAAGGTAGATTGGCGGCGTGGATGCTATTAAAGAATGGAATAAAACCAGATTTAACAATATGGTTCAAAGCCCCCCTTGAAGTTAGGGCTGAGAGAATCAGCCAGAGAGAAAGTATAAGTAAAGAAGAGGCACTAAAAAAAATGTTAGAAAGAGAGAAAAGTGAAAAAAAGAGATACAAAGAAATTTATAATATTGACTTAGATGATTTATCTATTTACGATTTGATTATCGATACATCAAAATGGGATATCGAGGGAGTGTTTAATATTGTCTCCTCAGCTATTGATAACTTAAAAAAATAAGGAGGGGACGATATTAAACCTCCCTCATTGGAGGATGAGTTGTGATTCGCGAGAGTCACAACAACAAAAATGAGGTGAGGTAAATGGCTGCTATTGAAATAGGAAGAGTTTGTGTAAAAACCGCAGGAAGAGAAGCAGGAAAAATCTGTGTCATTGTAGATATTTTAGATAAAAACTTTGTTATTGTAGATGGATTAGTTAAAAGAAGAAGATGCAACATAAAACATTTAGAACCTACTGAGAAGAAAGTTGATATCGAAAGAGGAGCCACAACAGAAGAAGTTAGATTGGCATTAGATGCAGCAGGATTATTAAAAGAGGAGTAATTTCTCTATTTTTCTTTTTTTATTAAAGCAAAAATTAATATTTTAATATTTGTATTAATTGGGATATTTTAATATACAAATCTATAACTTTTAAGTAATTAAAAATAATATATAAAGTAATGTAAGTAATTAAATGTGAAAGTATGAAAAAGAAAAAGTTCTTAGAAAAAAAACTA
Coding sequences:
- a CDS encoding dihydroorotate dehydrogenase, whose product is MLKTVICGIEFKNPVFLASGIMGETGSALKRIAKGGAGAVTTKSIGKNPNHGHRNPTIVEVDGGFLNAMGLPNPGIDEYVKELQRVREDLNKMNVRIIGSVYGKDEEEFVEVSKKMEKYVDIIELNISCPHAKGYGATIGQNPDLSYSVCKAVKKSVKIPVFAKLTPNVTDILEIANAVVDAGVDGLVAINTVRGMAIDIRAKKSILGNKFGGLSGKAIKPIGIKIVWDLYENFDIPIIGVGGIVSGEDAIEYMMAGASAVQIGSGVYYRGYDIFKKVCDEIIKFLKEENLELKDIIGIAHE
- a CDS encoding 50S ribosomal protein L34e, with the protein product MPAPRYRSRSYRRIYRRTPGGRLVIHYKRRKPNKPRCAICGAELHGVPRGRPVEIRKLPKSQRRPERPYGGYLCPRCLKRLMINKARSL
- the cmk gene encoding (d)CMP kinase, whose protein sequence is MIITIGGLPGTGTTTIAKLIAEKYNLKHVCAGFIFREMAKEIGMDLQEFSKYAEEHKEVDEEIDRRQVEIAKKGNVVLEGRLAAWMLLKNGIKPDLTIWFKAPLEVRAERISQRESISKEEALKKMLEREKSEKKRYKEIYNIDLDDLSIYDLIIDTSKWDIEGVFNIVSSAIDNLKK
- a CDS encoding 50S ribosomal protein L14e, with protein sequence MAAIEIGRVCVKTAGREAGKICVIVDILDKNFVIVDGLVKRRRCNIKHLEPTEKKVDIERGATTEEVRLALDAAGLLKEE